A stretch of DNA from Halobacteriovorax sp. JY17:
AAAGAAAATACTTATAATATCTCTACTTCTTTCAGTATCTGCTGTAGTCATCTATCTCTTACAGGGAAAAGATGTTTCTATGGAAGTAGATCGTGAAAAAAGTCCGTCAATTTCTTCTCCAATCACTACTGATAAGCAAGTTATTCAAAACTCTAAAGAAGAAAATTCTCCTAGAGTCGAAGAAGAATTTGATTCTGCTCAATTTGATAAGTATTTAGAAAAAGTTGAAGATGATTGGTATAAGAGCATGGAAGAAGTTTTTCTTGATAAGAACTCAAAAGATGACAGAAATCTCAAAGAGTATCTGAAATTAAAAAAAGGTTACGAGCAAGAAAGAGAGAAGAGGTATGAAGCTTTTCATAAAATGATGGAAGAAAAGTATGGACCAAATTACTCGTACTCACCGTCAGAAGATGAAGAGATGTTTAATGAGAAATTAGTAAAGATTTATGAGACCAACCTTTCTAAAATTATTGGAAAGAAGAAAATGGTAGAATATTTAAAAGTAAAAGATTCCTTCAATCAAAATCTAGAGAAAGAGGCGCAAGGAAGTAATTCTTATATTTTAATTGAGTTTTAAATGTTGAAGAAATGGAAAACGAATAATTATCAGCACATTCTAAAAACTTTCGTCTTTAACTACTTCAAGGCAGATAGGGAGAACTCTACAGGTGAATTAAAGGGTTCTTTCGATATTCTTGAGTGTCGTAACTGGGTCAATGTCTTTGCTTTCAATGAAAGAGACGAACTTATTCTAGTTAAGCAGTATAGGCATGGAATTGACGATCTAACTCTTGAAACGGTTGCAGGTGTTATTGAATCTAGCGAAGAGCCTTTGACCGCAGCAAAGAGAGAGTTACTGGAAGAGACTGGTCACTGCTCAGATGAGTGGAGCGAACTTGGGAGAGTTTCCGCTAATCCGGCCTTCATGAATAATTACTGTCACTACTTTGTTGCTAGAAATTGTAGGGAAGTGTCAGCTCAAGATCTAGATCCTTTAGAAGAGATTGAAGTCTTGAAAATTTCAATGAATGAGGTTGAAGATAAAATAAGAAGTGGTGAAATTCACCACTCCCTCTTTTTGGCCGGAATAGGCCTTCTTAAGAATTCTTTACCGTAGCTTTCTTCTTTGT
This window harbors:
- a CDS encoding NUDIX hydrolase yields the protein MLKKWKTNNYQHILKTFVFNYFKADRENSTGELKGSFDILECRNWVNVFAFNERDELILVKQYRHGIDDLTLETVAGVIESSEEPLTAAKRELLEETGHCSDEWSELGRVSANPAFMNNYCHYFVARNCREVSAQDLDPLEEIEVLKISMNEVEDKIRSGEIHHSLFLAGIGLLKNSLP